Proteins encoded in a region of the Oxyura jamaicensis isolate SHBP4307 breed ruddy duck chromosome 17, BPBGC_Ojam_1.0, whole genome shotgun sequence genome:
- the ATP6V1G1 gene encoding V-type proton ATPase subunit G 1 isoform X1, translated as MASQSQGIQQLLQAEKRAAEKVAEARKRKNRRLKQAKEEAQAEIEQYRLQREKEFKAKEAAALGSHGSCTTEVEKETQEKMSVIQQNFQKNREVVLSQLLSLVCDIKPEIHVNYRING; from the exons ATGGCGAGCCAGTCGCAGGGcatccagcagctgctgcaggccgAGAAGCGCGCGGCCGAGAAGGTGGCCGAGGCCCGCAAGC GAAAGAATCGGAGGCTGAAGCAGGCCAAAGAAGAAGCCCAGGCAGAGATCGAGCAGTACCGCctgcagagggagaaggaatTCAAGGCCAAGGAAGCAGCG GCACTTGGATCTCATGGCAGCTGCACCACTGAGGTTGAGAAAGAGACCCAGGAAAAGATGAGTGTAATCCAGCAGAACTTCCAGAAGAATCGTGAGGTggtcctctcccagctgttgtCACTGGTGTGTGACATCAAGCCTGAAATCCACGTGAATTACCGCATCAATGGGTAG
- the ATP6V1G1 gene encoding V-type proton ATPase subunit G 1 isoform X2 gives MASQSQGIQQLLQAEKRAAEKVAEARKRECGTGRAATGRGRCGPRLRPGVVLGGPAEGAPGWRQAARSPRLLSSPTGFFPSRAWLVSGLVQPARPER, from the exons ATGGCGAGCCAGTCGCAGGGcatccagcagctgctgcaggccgAGAAGCGCGCGGCCGAGAAGGTGGCCGAGGCCCGCAAGCGTGAGTGCGGCACGGGGCGGGCGGCGACGGGACGGGGCCGCTGCGGGCCGCGGCTGAGGCCCGGCGTGGTGCTAGGC GGCCCCGCTGAGGGAGCCCCCGGCTGGCGGCAGGCTGCTCGGAGCCCCCGCCTGTTGTCAAGCCCCACGGGGTTCTTCCCTTCACGAgcctggcttgtatcaggacTAGTGCAGCCAGCCCGGCCAGAGAGGTGA